A window of the Streptomyces sp. JB150 genome harbors these coding sequences:
- a CDS encoding cold-shock protein gives MATGTVKWFNAEKGFGFIEQDGGGADVFAHYSNIVASGFRELLEGQKVSFDIAQGQKGPTAENIVPA, from the coding sequence ATGGCTACTGGCACCGTGAAGTGGTTCAACGCGGAAAAGGGCTTCGGCTTCATCGAGCAGGACGGTGGCGGCGCCGACGTGTTCGCCCACTACTCGAACATCGTCGCCTCCGGCTTCCGTGAGCTGCTCGAAGGTCAGAAGGTGAGCTTCGACATCGCGCAGGGCCAGAAGGGCCCGACGGCCGAGAACATCGTTCCCGCCTGA
- a CDS encoding MerR family transcriptional regulator, with protein MPPGTPRPVDNLDDDDYPAYTMGRAAEMLGTTPAFLRALGEHRLITPLRSQGGHRRYSRYQLRIAARARELVDQGTPIEAACRIIILEDQLEEAQRINERLRAESRETRSKSSA; from the coding sequence ATGCCCCCAGGCACACCCCGTCCCGTCGACAACCTCGACGACGACGACTACCCCGCCTACACCATGGGCCGGGCCGCCGAGATGCTCGGCACCACCCCCGCCTTCCTCCGCGCCCTGGGCGAGCACCGCCTGATCACCCCGCTGCGCTCGCAGGGCGGCCATCGTCGCTACTCCCGCTACCAACTGCGCATCGCCGCCCGCGCCCGCGAACTCGTCGACCAAGGCACCCCCATCGAGGCCGCCTGCCGCATCATCATCCTCGAGGACCAGCTCGAAGAGGCCCAGCGCATCAACGAACGACTGCGCGCGGAAAGCCGCGAGACACGGTCGAAGTCCTCGGCCTGA
- a CDS encoding LamG-like jellyroll fold domain-containing protein has protein sequence MTRRHTRPRAGVWALLTAAALTLPTTGLTSTASAAETTSTAETATASATTPATETADSTSALPAGRAAVQVHGLKGEYFSMSAPGARDFAQLGGTVLDPQIDFSGLTGTFQELTGRSEHTTARWTGRIEAPATGEYTFHAIGDNGFRLFIDGEPVIDHWVPDWDNEQTSEPVRLTAGEKHDFRLEMFQDTGGASMKLRWSTPTMPKQPVPMSAFTPPDGFEVYPVELSVAEDGRRLRARFEKEVGGVQAVKNHLKIEADSVAMPVASVTAAPDDPASLLITLQEPIQKNQQVRVSYDGQGGLTAGGESVPKIVRYAQNASTHRLTTPWGDKLDENNPLPEYPRPQQVRAKWKNLNGPWQFSAAEAGEQPVFGKDLDERIVVPFPVESQLSGLERHEDHMFYRRLIDVPRNWRIGKGGEGNRLKLHFGAVDYRARVWVNGEKVAEHTGGYDAFSADITDALKGSGPQEVVVAVTDTGGADQPKGKQSTHPSGIFYTQSSGIWQTVWMEPVADTSIDNVVITPDIDTSSVAVTVESGGASSKARVEAVARDRRGKVVGRVSGPAGERLRLPVAKQHLWTPDDPYLYDLDITLTDGRSRDRIGSYFGMREIGVENVGGYPKLVLNGKPVFSLATLDQGFWPDGLYTAPSDEALAFDLKAHKELGFNAVRKHIKVEPARWFYHADRLGLLVWQDFVSGDLPTDQGRTAFVDQGMEVVREHHNAPSVIGWIVFNEGWGEWDREESGRIAEAVKAADPSRVVNAHSGVNCCNSKGDSGKGDIIDHHDYGNTDPPFPDHRAAMDGEHGGFTLPTPGHVWPGAPTVIYSGVADKDALTRKYVENTEKYYLDQAAHELSGSVYTQITDLENELNGLYTYDRRVIKVDPVRIRDVNQRVIAAGAAAGERQELKGGGRWALDEGTGTTARDDGPNAKALTLTEGTTWTPGVRGSALRFDGRGAHAETDGPVLDTTGSYSVSAWVRLDGLPGNYATAVSQDGRRQASPFYLQYGQGAFAFSTPGGHRARLVTTPELGRWYHLVGVRDGSTGEITLYVDGERAATVTAGPNYVGTGPLAVGRAQWDGTDTDFWNGAVDEVQAYDRALTAEEVSALHARQQP, from the coding sequence ATGACGAGACGACACACCCGCCCACGAGCCGGAGTCTGGGCGCTGCTCACCGCGGCGGCCCTGACATTGCCCACGACCGGTCTGACGTCCACCGCGTCGGCCGCCGAGACGACCAGCACGGCCGAAACGGCCACCGCTTCGGCCACCACCCCCGCCACCGAGACGGCCGACAGCACCTCCGCGTTACCGGCCGGCCGGGCCGCCGTGCAGGTACACGGCCTCAAGGGCGAGTACTTCAGCATGTCGGCACCCGGCGCGCGGGACTTCGCGCAGCTCGGCGGCACCGTGCTCGACCCGCAGATCGACTTCTCCGGGCTGACCGGCACGTTCCAGGAGCTGACCGGCCGCTCCGAGCACACCACCGCCCGCTGGACCGGCCGGATCGAGGCGCCGGCCACCGGCGAGTACACGTTCCACGCCATCGGCGACAACGGCTTCCGGCTCTTCATCGACGGCGAGCCGGTCATCGACCACTGGGTGCCGGACTGGGACAACGAGCAGACCAGCGAGCCCGTCCGGCTCACCGCCGGGGAGAAGCACGACTTCCGCCTGGAGATGTTCCAGGACACCGGCGGGGCCAGCATGAAGCTGCGCTGGTCGACGCCCACGATGCCCAAGCAGCCGGTGCCCATGTCCGCGTTCACACCGCCGGACGGCTTCGAGGTCTACCCGGTGGAGCTGTCCGTCGCCGAGGACGGCCGGCGGCTGCGGGCCCGGTTCGAGAAGGAGGTCGGCGGCGTCCAGGCGGTCAAAAACCACCTGAAGATCGAAGCCGACTCGGTGGCCATGCCGGTCGCCTCGGTCACGGCCGCCCCCGACGACCCCGCGTCCCTGCTCATCACGCTCCAGGAGCCCATCCAGAAGAACCAGCAGGTCCGCGTGTCGTACGACGGTCAGGGCGGTCTGACGGCCGGCGGCGAGAGCGTGCCGAAGATCGTCCGCTACGCGCAGAACGCCTCCACCCACCGGCTCACCACCCCCTGGGGCGACAAGCTCGACGAGAACAACCCGCTGCCGGAGTACCCACGGCCGCAGCAGGTGCGCGCGAAGTGGAAGAACCTCAACGGGCCCTGGCAGTTCAGCGCCGCCGAGGCGGGCGAGCAGCCGGTCTTCGGCAAGGACCTCGACGAGCGGATCGTCGTGCCGTTCCCGGTCGAGTCGCAGCTGTCCGGGCTGGAGCGGCACGAGGACCACATGTTCTACCGCAGGCTCATCGACGTGCCGCGGAACTGGAGGATCGGCAAGGGCGGCGAGGGCAACCGGCTCAAGCTCCACTTCGGCGCCGTCGACTACCGGGCCCGGGTCTGGGTGAACGGCGAGAAGGTCGCCGAACACACCGGCGGGTACGACGCGTTCAGCGCCGACATCACCGACGCGCTGAAGGGCTCCGGGCCGCAGGAGGTGGTGGTCGCCGTCACCGACACCGGCGGCGCCGACCAGCCGAAGGGCAAGCAGTCCACCCATCCGAGCGGCATCTTCTACACCCAGTCCTCGGGCATCTGGCAGACGGTCTGGATGGAACCCGTCGCCGACACGTCGATTGACAACGTAGTCATCACGCCCGACATCGACACGAGCAGTGTGGCGGTGACCGTCGAGTCCGGCGGCGCCTCCTCGAAGGCACGGGTGGAGGCGGTCGCCCGTGACCGGCGCGGCAAGGTCGTCGGCAGAGTCAGCGGACCGGCCGGTGAGCGGCTGCGCCTGCCCGTGGCGAAGCAGCACCTGTGGACCCCGGACGACCCCTATCTGTACGACCTCGACATCACGCTCACCGACGGCAGGTCGAGGGACCGGATCGGCAGCTACTTCGGCATGCGGGAGATCGGCGTCGAGAACGTCGGCGGCTACCCGAAGCTGGTGCTCAACGGCAAGCCGGTCTTCTCGCTCGCCACGCTCGACCAGGGCTTCTGGCCCGACGGCCTCTACACGGCGCCGAGCGACGAAGCCCTCGCCTTCGACCTGAAGGCCCACAAGGAGCTGGGCTTCAACGCCGTCCGCAAGCACATCAAGGTGGAACCCGCGCGGTGGTTCTACCACGCGGACCGGCTCGGCCTGCTCGTCTGGCAGGACTTCGTCTCCGGCGACCTGCCCACCGACCAGGGCCGCACGGCCTTCGTCGACCAGGGCATGGAGGTGGTGCGGGAGCATCACAACGCGCCCTCCGTGATCGGCTGGATCGTGTTCAACGAGGGCTGGGGCGAGTGGGACCGCGAGGAGAGCGGCCGTATCGCCGAGGCCGTCAAGGCCGCCGACCCGTCCCGCGTCGTCAACGCCCACAGCGGCGTCAACTGCTGCAACTCCAAGGGTGACTCGGGCAAGGGCGACATCATCGACCACCACGACTACGGCAACACCGACCCGCCGTTCCCCGACCACCGGGCCGCCATGGACGGCGAGCACGGCGGCTTCACCCTCCCCACGCCGGGACACGTGTGGCCGGGCGCGCCGACCGTCATCTACAGCGGTGTCGCCGACAAGGACGCGCTGACCCGCAAGTACGTGGAGAACACCGAGAAGTACTACCTCGACCAGGCCGCCCACGAGCTGTCCGGCTCGGTCTACACCCAGATCACCGACCTGGAGAACGAACTCAACGGCCTCTACACGTACGACCGTCGGGTGATCAAGGTCGACCCGGTCCGGATCCGTGACGTCAACCAGCGGGTCATCGCCGCCGGTGCCGCCGCGGGCGAGCGGCAGGAGCTGAAGGGCGGCGGGCGCTGGGCCCTCGACGAGGGCACGGGCACCACCGCCAGGGACGACGGCCCGAACGCCAAGGCCCTGACGCTGACCGAGGGGACCACCTGGACGCCCGGTGTCCGCGGCAGCGCGCTGAGGTTCGACGGCCGGGGAGCACACGCCGAGACCGACGGGCCGGTCCTCGACACCACCGGCAGCTACTCCGTCTCCGCCTGGGTGCGGCTCGACGGCCTCCCCGGCAACTACGCCACCGCCGTCAGCCAGGACGGCAGGCGTCAGGCGAGCCCCTTCTACCTCCAGTACGGCCAGGGCGCCTTCGCCTTCAGCACACCCGGCGGGCACCGCGCCCGGCTGGTGACGACCCCGGAGCTGGGCCGCTGGTATCACCTGGTCGGCGTGCGGGACGGCTCGACCGGTGAGATCACGCTGTACGTCGACGGCGAGCGGGCGGCGACCGTCACCGCCGGACCGAACTACGTCGGCACCGGCCCCCTGGCCGTCGGCCGCGCCCAGTGGGACGGCACGGACACGGACTTCTGGAACGGCGCCGTCGACGAGGTCCAGGCCTACGACAGGGCCCTCACCGCCGAGGAGGTGAGCGCGCTCCACGCGCGGCAGCAGCCGTAG
- a CDS encoding LacI family DNA-binding transcriptional regulator — translation MRVSLKDVAEHAGVSIKTVSNVVNNYRHVTPAMRERVQRSIDALGYRPNLTARHLRKGRTGIIALALPELGNPYFAELAATVIDAAAEHDYIVLLDHTGGRREQEVLVSQGFRARVIDGLILSPIELEPDDLRDRTGNVPLVLLGEREYDLPYDHIAIDNVAAARAAVRHLIGLGRREVAFIGARRGRSEPAQLRVRGWREELTAAGLPADDGLVAATDGWGHADGAAAMTRILETGRRPDAVFAYNDPMAIGAMRVLHEWGLRVPEDVAVVGFDDVVEGRFGAVTLTSISPDKSAIGRLAVESVLARLGGAAPEPRRVWADYRLVERESTLGRAAGEGANG, via the coding sequence GTGCGGGTCAGTCTCAAGGACGTCGCGGAGCACGCGGGGGTCTCCATCAAGACCGTCTCCAACGTGGTGAACAACTACCGGCACGTCACCCCCGCCATGCGCGAGCGCGTCCAGCGGTCCATCGACGCCCTCGGCTACCGGCCCAATCTGACCGCCCGGCACCTGCGCAAGGGCCGCACCGGCATCATCGCGCTCGCCCTGCCCGAACTGGGCAACCCGTACTTCGCCGAACTCGCCGCCACGGTCATCGACGCGGCCGCCGAGCACGACTACATCGTGCTGCTCGACCACACCGGTGGACGGCGCGAACAGGAGGTGCTGGTCAGCCAGGGCTTCCGGGCCCGCGTCATCGACGGGCTCATCCTCAGCCCCATCGAGCTGGAGCCCGACGACCTGCGTGACCGCACCGGGAACGTGCCGCTGGTCCTGCTCGGGGAACGGGAGTACGACCTGCCGTACGACCACATCGCCATCGACAACGTCGCCGCCGCCCGGGCCGCGGTCCGGCACCTGATCGGCCTCGGGCGCCGTGAGGTGGCCTTCATCGGTGCCCGGCGCGGCCGGAGCGAACCGGCGCAGTTGCGCGTGCGCGGCTGGCGCGAGGAACTGACCGCGGCCGGTCTGCCCGCCGACGACGGGCTCGTCGCCGCCACCGACGGATGGGGCCACGCGGACGGCGCGGCGGCCATGACGCGCATCCTGGAGACCGGACGGCGTCCCGACGCCGTGTTCGCCTACAACGACCCCATGGCCATCGGGGCGATGCGCGTGCTGCACGAGTGGGGACTGCGGGTGCCCGAGGACGTCGCGGTCGTGGGCTTCGACGACGTGGTGGAGGGACGCTTCGGTGCCGTGACGCTCACCTCGATCTCACCGGACAAGAGTGCCATCGGCCGCCTCGCGGTGGAGTCCGTGCTGGCCCGGCTCGGCGGCGCGGCTCCCGAACCGCGGCGGGTGTGGGCGGACTACCGGCTGGTCGAGCGGGAGAGCACGCTCGGCCGCGCGGCCGGCGAAGGCGCGAACGGCTGA
- a CDS encoding glycoside hydrolase family 43 protein, with amino-acid sequence MNPSRTPRSAVALLLAGVLAAALSLLSAEPAQAGRTGLRAADPSVLRVGATYISVQSVGDGIAVRQASSTDALASAPARRVWSDTGNLGEVWAPEIVRDTGRYYIYFTAGRGPAHRMYVISSAAPDSGYTAATKLALPDDKWAIDGTLFTFNGQRWFVWSGWAGDTNVEQNLYIARMSSPTTPTGARYVISQPREPWERVVGDPFINEGPEPIKDPNGQLHIAYSANGSWSDQYCLADLRLRAGGDPAYVWDWYKSNGCLFGSHRATMMSGWDPTLYVDGPGHHSFVLLDGDIGTSPPAGPRFPLMFHAVPKGTPYAWENRYWYTGTFAWWGNTTYSRANVPGAPTNTGWSLKFFE; translated from the coding sequence ATGAACCCATCTCGCACTCCGAGGAGCGCTGTCGCTCTGCTCCTGGCGGGCGTGCTCGCCGCCGCGCTGTCCCTGCTGTCCGCCGAACCCGCCCAGGCCGGCCGGACGGGCCTGCGGGCCGCCGATCCGAGCGTGCTGCGGGTCGGCGCAACCTACATCTCGGTGCAGTCCGTCGGCGACGGCATCGCTGTGCGGCAGGCCTCCTCGACGGACGCACTCGCCTCGGCGCCCGCCCGCCGGGTCTGGTCGGACACGGGCAACCTCGGTGAGGTCTGGGCCCCGGAGATCGTGCGCGACACGGGCCGCTACTACATCTACTTCACCGCCGGGCGCGGACCGGCCCACCGGATGTACGTCATCAGCTCCGCCGCCCCGGACAGCGGATACACCGCCGCCACGAAACTGGCCCTGCCGGACGACAAGTGGGCCATCGACGGCACCCTGTTCACCTTCAACGGGCAGCGCTGGTTCGTCTGGTCCGGGTGGGCCGGTGACACCAACGTCGAGCAGAACCTCTACATCGCCCGGATGAGCAGCCCGACGACGCCCACCGGCGCACGGTACGTCATCTCCCAGCCACGCGAGCCCTGGGAGCGGGTGGTGGGCGACCCGTTCATCAACGAGGGCCCCGAACCCATCAAGGACCCGAACGGGCAACTGCACATCGCGTACTCGGCCAACGGCAGCTGGAGCGATCAGTACTGCCTGGCCGACCTGCGGCTGCGGGCCGGCGGTGACCCGGCGTACGTATGGGACTGGTACAAGTCCAACGGCTGCCTCTTCGGCTCCCACCGCGCCACGATGATGTCCGGCTGGGACCCCACCCTGTACGTCGACGGGCCCGGACACCACAGCTTCGTGCTCCTCGACGGCGACATCGGCACGAGCCCGCCCGCCGGTCCGCGGTTCCCGCTCATGTTCCACGCGGTGCCCAAGGGGACGCCGTACGCGTGGGAGAACCGGTACTGGTACACCGGCACGTTCGCCTGGTGGGGCAACACCACCTACAGCCGCGCCAACGTCCCGGGCGCCCCCACGAACACCGGGTGGAGCCTCAAGTTCTTCGAGTAG
- a CDS encoding FAD-dependent oxidoreductase, which translates to MSTHDITAQDVTVSTDPADSSYAADSSDPTDSADGLAPTAPTAAVATPPADAPNEDLSAPGTRPSRRTLVTAAGATALAAGLTAASAAPATALSPAPAPAPAPAPATAPGAAPPGVDEDAYTTVARAIVVHDEHDQPLVPAYLRAVENGLPPRRGRGTKRVLIVGAGPAGLLAADLLNRAGHDVVVIEANGNRVGGRIKTFRKGGHENGTQPFADPRQYAEGGAMRLPESHPLLMALLKKFDLPRQEFLLVDVEVDNPTRRANRTWIHVNGVHVRRADYEKNPEKVNDTFGITGPNRTRTAAAILADALEPAHRLIRGKEGTALVDGWAEVLKRYGHWSMYRYLTEVAGLDTRTIDLVGTIQNLTSRLHLSFLHSFLSSALIDPRTRFWEIKGGTAKLVDALYEPVRGKVRLDRRAVRIERDGRKVRVHTVSEECQTGHGGVTEVFEGDEAIITVPFSGLRHVAFDPPLSYGKRRAITELHYDAATKVLLEFSRRWWEFTEEQWKQALDSIEDGLYEKYRAGRVTDGRYLGAHQSVKALGVTVPEDYKSCFAAFRPAANDDPEAAHVRGGGSVSDNANRFMYFEHAHPMEGSDGGIMLASYSWADDALKWDAYADEERYLRALAGVQAVFGRRCEVFFTTKCKTQSWMRDHYAYGEASVLFPGQHAELFPDIPTSEGPLHFAGDHTSVKPAWIEGALESAVRTALKVHTG; encoded by the coding sequence ATGAGCACACATGACATCACCGCCCAGGACGTGACCGTTTCCACCGACCCCGCCGATTCCTCCTACGCTGCCGATTCCTCCGACCCCACCGATTCCGCCGACGGCCTCGCGCCCACCGCGCCCACCGCGGCGGTCGCCACGCCGCCCGCGGACGCGCCGAACGAGGACCTCTCCGCCCCCGGCACGCGCCCCTCGCGGCGCACCCTCGTCACGGCCGCCGGTGCCACGGCCCTCGCCGCCGGACTCACCGCCGCCTCCGCCGCCCCCGCGACCGCGCTGAGCCCCGCCCCGGCACCTGCTCCGGCGCCCGCGCCCGCGACGGCCCCGGGCGCCGCGCCGCCCGGCGTCGACGAGGACGCGTACACCACCGTGGCCCGCGCCATCGTCGTCCACGACGAGCACGACCAGCCGCTCGTCCCCGCCTATCTCAGGGCCGTCGAGAACGGCCTGCCGCCCCGGCGGGGGAGAGGGACGAAACGCGTCCTCATCGTCGGGGCCGGTCCCGCCGGACTGCTCGCCGCCGACCTGCTGAACCGGGCCGGCCACGACGTGGTGGTGATCGAGGCCAACGGCAACCGGGTCGGCGGCCGTATCAAGACGTTCCGCAAGGGCGGCCACGAGAACGGGACCCAGCCCTTCGCCGACCCCCGGCAGTACGCCGAGGGCGGGGCCATGCGGCTGCCCGAGAGCCATCCGCTGCTCATGGCCCTGCTGAAGAAGTTCGACCTGCCGCGGCAGGAGTTCCTCCTGGTCGACGTGGAGGTCGACAACCCGACGCGGCGCGCCAACCGCACCTGGATCCACGTCAACGGCGTCCACGTGCGCCGCGCCGACTACGAGAAGAACCCCGAGAAGGTCAACGACACCTTCGGCATCACCGGCCCCAACCGCACCAGGACCGCCGCCGCCATCCTCGCGGACGCCCTCGAACCCGCGCACCGGCTCATCCGGGGCAAGGAGGGAACCGCCCTCGTCGACGGCTGGGCCGAGGTCCTCAAGAGGTACGGCCACTGGTCCATGTACCGCTACCTCACCGAGGTCGCCGGGCTGGACACCAGGACCATCGACCTCGTCGGCACCATCCAGAACCTCACCTCCCGGCTCCACCTCTCCTTCCTGCACAGCTTCCTGTCCAGCGCGCTGATCGACCCCAGGACCCGCTTCTGGGAGATCAAGGGCGGCACGGCCAAGCTCGTCGACGCCCTGTACGAGCCCGTGAGGGGCAAGGTACGGCTCGACCGGCGCGCCGTACGCATCGAACGCGACGGCCGCAAGGTCCGGGTGCACACGGTGTCCGAGGAATGCCAGACCGGCCACGGGGGCGTCACGGAGGTCTTCGAGGGTGACGAGGCGATCATCACCGTCCCCTTCTCCGGACTGCGCCACGTCGCCTTCGACCCCCCGCTGAGCTACGGCAAGCGCCGGGCCATCACGGAACTGCACTACGACGCCGCCACCAAGGTGCTGCTCGAATTCTCCCGGCGCTGGTGGGAGTTCACCGAGGAGCAGTGGAAACAGGCGCTCGACTCCATCGAGGACGGCCTGTACGAGAAGTACCGTGCGGGCCGCGTCACCGACGGCCGCTACCTCGGCGCCCACCAGTCCGTCAAAGCCCTGGGAGTCACCGTTCCCGAGGACTACAAGTCCTGCTTCGCCGCCTTCCGGCCCGCCGCGAACGACGACCCGGAGGCCGCGCACGTGCGCGGTGGCGGCTCGGTGAGCGACAACGCCAACCGCTTCATGTACTTCGAGCACGCCCACCCCATGGAGGGCAGCGACGGCGGCATCATGCTCGCCTCCTACAGCTGGGCCGATGACGCCCTCAAGTGGGACGCGTACGCCGACGAGGAGCGCTACCTGCGCGCCCTCGCCGGAGTTCAGGCCGTCTTCGGCCGCCGCTGCGAGGTCTTCTTCACCACCAAGTGCAAGACCCAGTCCTGGATGCGGGACCACTACGCCTACGGTGAGGCGTCCGTCCTCTTCCCCGGCCAGCACGCGGAACTCTTCCCGGACATCCCCACCTCCGAGGGCCCCCTGCACTTCGCAGGCGACCACACCTCCGTCAAACCCGCCTGGATCGAGGGCGCCCTCGAATCCGCGGTCCGCACCGCCCTGAAGGTCCACACGGGCTGA
- a CDS encoding NAD-binding lipoprotein yields MAPRRTPLGDRLRYWFDSTLTRGAPALVGWLALLCLAVVVPASAVLVWTDPGAPASLGGRLSQVWRLTGETLRLGGATGAPLRVALSVLLALIALLYVSTLVGLITTALTERLIALRRGRSTVLERGHAVVLGWSEQVFTVVGELVAAHANQRGATVAVLADRDKTAMEEELSTKVGPYGPTRVICRSGPPTDPAVLALTNPAEAGVLLVLPHDAADADAQVVKTLLAVRAALPDPDTGPPVVAAVRDDHYRSAAALAAGPSGTVLESDTITAALIVQAARRPGISLVHRELLDFAGDEFYLTSEPTLVGRPFGDALLAYTTSSVVGLVRGAVSLLSPPPQTPIGPGDQLVVISRDDDTVRLDDCAHLVDETAWAPAQPPPARPERVLLLGWNRRAPLIIDQLRRCARPGSAVDVVAEAGEVTGRQVGDADTQAGAGLTVTLRRGDVTRPGTLDGLEIASYDSVIVLGRDPDPDPGPGHGHRRTADEPDLRTLVTLLLLRRLERTTGRELPVVTELIDDRNRPLAPLGPGADVIISGKLIGLLMAQISQNRHLAAVFEELLSAEGSGVRLRPASDYVHPDRETAYATVVAAARQRGECAIGYRAHADASTAPSHGIRINPPKTERRRWSARDEVVVVGKE; encoded by the coding sequence ATGGCGCCGCGGCGTACTCCGCTCGGAGACAGGCTCCGTTACTGGTTCGACAGCACCCTCACCCGCGGCGCCCCGGCGCTCGTGGGCTGGCTGGCCCTGCTGTGCCTGGCCGTCGTGGTGCCGGCCAGCGCGGTGCTGGTGTGGACCGACCCCGGCGCACCGGCATCCCTCGGCGGCCGTCTGTCCCAGGTGTGGCGGCTCACCGGCGAGACCCTGCGGCTGGGCGGTGCCACCGGCGCACCGCTGCGGGTGGCGCTGTCCGTCCTGCTCGCGCTCATCGCCCTGCTGTACGTCTCGACGCTCGTCGGCCTGATCACCACCGCGCTGACCGAGCGGCTCATCGCCCTGCGCCGGGGCCGTTCCACCGTCCTGGAACGCGGCCACGCCGTGGTGCTCGGCTGGTCGGAGCAGGTCTTCACGGTGGTGGGCGAACTGGTCGCCGCCCACGCCAACCAGCGGGGCGCGACGGTCGCCGTGCTGGCCGACCGGGACAAGACCGCCATGGAGGAGGAACTGAGCACGAAGGTGGGGCCGTACGGACCCACCCGGGTGATCTGCCGCAGCGGCCCTCCCACCGATCCGGCCGTCCTCGCCCTGACCAACCCGGCCGAGGCCGGTGTCCTGCTCGTCCTGCCGCACGACGCCGCCGACGCCGACGCCCAGGTGGTCAAGACCCTGCTGGCCGTCCGGGCCGCGCTGCCCGACCCCGACACGGGCCCGCCCGTGGTCGCCGCCGTACGCGACGACCACTACCGGTCGGCGGCGGCCCTCGCCGCGGGGCCGAGCGGCACGGTGCTGGAGAGCGACACCATCACGGCCGCGCTGATCGTGCAGGCGGCCCGCCGCCCCGGCATCTCCCTCGTCCACCGCGAACTCCTCGACTTCGCCGGCGACGAGTTCTACCTGACCTCCGAACCCACCCTGGTCGGACGGCCGTTCGGCGACGCCCTGCTGGCGTACACGACCTCCAGTGTCGTCGGACTCGTACGGGGAGCCGTCTCCCTGCTCAGCCCGCCACCGCAGACCCCGATCGGCCCCGGCGACCAGCTCGTCGTCATCTCCCGCGACGACGACACCGTCCGCCTGGACGACTGCGCGCACCTGGTGGACGAGACCGCGTGGGCCCCTGCCCAGCCGCCGCCCGCGCGGCCGGAACGCGTGCTCCTGCTCGGCTGGAACCGCCGCGCACCCCTGATCATCGACCAGTTGCGCCGCTGCGCCCGGCCCGGCTCGGCCGTCGACGTCGTCGCGGAGGCCGGAGAGGTCACCGGCCGGCAGGTCGGCGACGCCGACACCCAGGCCGGCGCCGGCCTGACCGTGACCCTGCGGCGGGGTGACGTCACCCGCCCCGGCACACTGGACGGCCTGGAGATCGCCTCCTACGACAGCGTGATCGTGCTCGGCCGGGACCCCGACCCCGATCCCGGTCCAGGCCACGGCCATCGCCGTACGGCGGACGAACCCGACCTGCGCACCCTCGTGACCCTGCTGCTCCTGCGCCGCCTGGAACGGACCACCGGACGCGAACTGCCCGTCGTCACCGAGCTGATCGACGACCGCAACCGGCCGCTGGCCCCTCTCGGCCCCGGAGCCGACGTGATCATCAGCGGCAAGCTCATCGGTCTGCTGATGGCGCAGATCTCCCAGAACCGGCACCTGGCGGCGGTGTTCGAGGAACTCCTCTCCGCCGAGGGCAGCGGGGTCCGGCTCCGGCCCGCGTCCGACTACGTCCACCCGGACCGGGAGACGGCCTACGCCACGGTCGTGGCCGCGGCGCGGCAGCGCGGCGAGTGCGCCATCGGCTACCGCGCCCACGCCGACGCGTCCACGGCGCCGTCCCACGGCATCCGCATCAACCCGCCCAAGACCGAGCGGCGCCGCTGGAGCGCGCGGGACGAAGTGGTGGTCGTGGGGAAGGAGTGA